The proteins below come from a single Piscinibacter gummiphilus genomic window:
- a CDS encoding pitrilysin family protein encodes MIPSTAPTPALHTLANGLRIVAIPMPWRQTVSLSVFVRTGSLHETRLQNGISHVVEHMAFKGTQSRDCQRINLDAERLGAEVNAHTDKDHTAFHIEGLPGDLPTFVAQIADIVRHSTFPADELERERQVIQHEFTEFEEDPVNIAFDLFDKACYGDQHPAGRPVIGNRANIKRFTRDDLLAYVQQQYTACNTIVAAAGPVDEAALVAATECAFGDMPRGEPNTVPTPEWHGGVKLRRLSGSAQCQIVLGFAAPPLADDAHLADVLAAALLGEGMSSPLLDEIRERRGLAYQVGCSADVYPLASQFVIDGATEPAQAEAFITEVARLLRQHAEHIDDDGLARARNQISVRALRALEQPAKRMEVAAQELFTFGRLREPGEWLARLQAVEATQVQRVFQRMLASRAAVGLAGSVPAKLKERAAGLYSV; translated from the coding sequence TTGATCCCGTCCACCGCTCCCACCCCTGCCCTGCACACGCTCGCCAACGGCCTGCGCATCGTCGCCATCCCGATGCCTTGGCGGCAGACGGTGAGCCTGAGCGTCTTCGTGCGCACCGGCAGCCTGCACGAAACGCGGCTGCAGAACGGCATCAGCCACGTGGTCGAGCACATGGCCTTCAAGGGCACGCAAAGCCGCGACTGCCAGCGCATCAACCTCGACGCCGAACGCCTGGGCGCCGAGGTCAACGCGCACACCGACAAGGACCACACCGCCTTCCACATCGAGGGCCTGCCGGGCGACCTGCCGACCTTCGTGGCGCAGATCGCCGACATCGTGCGCCACAGCACCTTCCCCGCCGACGAGCTGGAGCGCGAGCGCCAGGTGATCCAGCATGAGTTCACCGAGTTCGAGGAAGACCCGGTCAACATCGCCTTCGATCTCTTCGACAAGGCCTGCTACGGCGACCAGCACCCCGCCGGCCGCCCGGTGATCGGCAACCGCGCCAACATCAAGCGCTTCACGCGCGACGACCTGCTCGCCTACGTGCAGCAGCAGTACACCGCCTGCAACACCATCGTGGCCGCGGCCGGCCCGGTCGACGAGGCCGCGCTCGTCGCGGCCACCGAGTGCGCCTTCGGCGACATGCCCCGCGGCGAGCCCAACACCGTGCCGACGCCCGAGTGGCACGGCGGGGTGAAGCTGCGGCGGCTGTCGGGCAGCGCGCAATGCCAGATCGTGCTCGGCTTCGCCGCGCCGCCGCTGGCCGACGACGCGCACCTCGCCGACGTGCTGGCCGCCGCGCTGCTGGGCGAAGGCATGAGCTCGCCACTGCTCGACGAGATCCGCGAGCGGCGCGGCCTCGCCTACCAAGTGGGTTGCTCGGCCGACGTGTACCCGCTCGCGAGCCAGTTCGTGATCGACGGCGCCACCGAGCCGGCGCAGGCCGAAGCCTTCATCACCGAAGTGGCGCGCCTGCTGCGCCAGCATGCCGAGCACATCGACGACGACGGTCTCGCGCGGGCGCGCAACCAGATCAGCGTGCGGGCGCTGCGGGCTCTGGAACAGCCGGCCAAGCGCATGGAAGTGGCCGCGCAGGAGCTCTTCACCTTCGGCCGCCTGCGCGAGCCGGGGGAGTGGCTGGCGCGTCTGCAGGCGGTCGAGGCAACTCAAGTGCAGCGGGTGTTTCAGCGCATGCTCGCAAGCCGCGCGGCCGTGGGCCTGGCGGGCAGCGTGCCGGCGAAGCTGAAGGAACGCGCAGCCGGGCTGTATTCGGTGTGA
- a CDS encoding AraC family transcriptional regulator, which produces MLAHSSRPPEPPGVPDTLTEILLNLRLEGVEYGRCVLHGPWAISFPAQRSARFHFVSGGACWLRTPSTDWLRLNPGDAVLLPRGSAHVLASAPEVPPVDIDTMNRRKVADNLYLVRDEREETAKPDVMFCGALRFNLDPLHPLVAMMPQVMRAGELAQRDPAVPALLDAMEREVALDRIGACGILARLADVLAASIIRAWVECACSDASGWIAAVRCPSIGKVLAAIHAEPERDWPVHELAALMGASRSRFAEAFTTTVGETPARYVTKLKMFQARRWIAQEGMRVATAAERLGYDSEASFSRAFKRIIGHPPSAARAEHRAARTALLTPG; this is translated from the coding sequence ATGCTTGCTCATTCGTCCAGGCCTCCCGAGCCTCCTGGCGTGCCCGACACGCTGACCGAGATCCTCCTGAACCTGCGCCTCGAAGGCGTGGAGTACGGCCGGTGCGTCCTGCACGGCCCGTGGGCCATCAGCTTCCCGGCGCAGCGCTCGGCGCGCTTCCATTTCGTCTCGGGTGGGGCGTGCTGGCTGCGCACCCCGAGCACCGACTGGCTGCGGCTGAACCCGGGCGACGCGGTGCTGCTGCCGCGCGGCAGTGCCCATGTGCTGGCCAGCGCGCCCGAGGTGCCGCCGGTCGACATCGACACGATGAACCGGCGCAAGGTCGCCGACAACCTCTACCTCGTGCGCGATGAGCGTGAAGAGACGGCCAAGCCCGACGTGATGTTCTGCGGCGCGCTGCGCTTCAACCTCGACCCGCTGCACCCGCTCGTGGCGATGATGCCGCAGGTGATGCGCGCCGGTGAACTGGCCCAGCGCGACCCGGCCGTGCCGGCACTGCTCGACGCGATGGAGCGTGAAGTGGCACTGGACCGCATCGGCGCCTGCGGCATCCTCGCGCGCTTGGCCGACGTGCTGGCGGCGAGCATCATCCGCGCGTGGGTCGAATGTGCCTGCAGCGACGCGAGCGGCTGGATCGCCGCGGTGCGCTGCCCGTCGATCGGCAAGGTGCTCGCCGCCATCCACGCCGAGCCGGAGCGCGACTGGCCGGTGCACGAGTTGGCGGCGCTGATGGGCGCCTCGCGTTCGCGCTTCGCCGAAGCCTTCACCACCACCGTCGGCGAAACGCCGGCGCGTTATGTGACGAAGCTGAAGATGTTCCAGGCGCGGCGCTGGATCGCGCAGGAAGGCATGCGTGTCGCGACGGCGGCCGAGCGGCTGGGCTACGACTCCGAGGCCTCGTTCAGCCGCGCCTTCAAACGCATCATCGGCCACCCACCGAGCGCGGCGCGGGCCGAGCACCGCGCGGCCCGCACGGCACTGCTCACACCCGGTTGA
- a CDS encoding carboxymuconolactone decarboxylase family protein has protein sequence MSQRINYMQQSPELFKKFLEFSTAAKGGSIEATIQHLIEIRASQINGCGFCVDMHVKQATIHGERPLRLHHLAIWRESTLFSPRERAALAWTEALTTLGPHGVGDDVYDKVRTQLSEKELSDLSFLVMAINGWNRINVGFRGVPGSHDKAFGLDKAGLA, from the coding sequence ATGTCCCAGCGCATCAACTACATGCAGCAATCGCCCGAGCTCTTCAAGAAGTTTCTCGAGTTCAGCACCGCTGCCAAGGGCGGCTCGATCGAGGCGACGATCCAGCACCTGATCGAGATCCGCGCCTCGCAGATCAACGGCTGCGGCTTCTGCGTCGACATGCACGTGAAGCAGGCCACGATCCACGGCGAGCGCCCGCTGCGCCTGCACCACCTCGCGATCTGGCGCGAGTCGACGCTCTTCTCACCGCGCGAGCGCGCCGCGCTGGCCTGGACCGAAGCGCTCACCACGCTCGGGCCGCACGGTGTCGGCGACGACGTCTACGACAAGGTGCGCACGCAGCTGTCGGAGAAGGAACTGTCGGACCTGAGCTTCCTCGTGATGGCGATCAACGGCTGGAACCGCATCAACGTGGGTTTCCGCGGCGTGCCGGGCTCGCACGACAAGGCGTTCGGGCTCGACAAGGCCGGCCTCGCCTGA
- a CDS encoding TlyA family RNA methyltransferase: MRADQLILQRGLVPTRSAAQRLIERNAVRWLGPKGWAVVNKAGLDVPEDCEMEITDDAELRFVSRGGLKLEGALKHCKLSVEGKTCLDLGQSTGGFTDALLQGGAAKVVGLDVGHGQLHPKLAADARVTSYEGINARDVAGSAFAAEHAQHSFDFVTADLSFITSTHVLPTMVTYLKPGGDLLLLVKPQFELQPAQIGKGGIVKDPAHFVEVENRLWQACKGQGLKVQQYFQSPIQGGNGNTEFFVWAKQPA; encoded by the coding sequence ATGCGCGCCGACCAGTTGATCCTGCAACGGGGCCTCGTGCCCACCCGGTCGGCCGCGCAGCGCCTGATCGAGCGCAACGCCGTGCGCTGGCTCGGCCCCAAGGGCTGGGCCGTGGTGAACAAGGCCGGGCTCGACGTGCCCGAAGACTGCGAGATGGAGATCACCGACGACGCGGAGCTGCGCTTCGTGTCGCGCGGTGGGCTCAAGCTCGAAGGTGCGCTGAAGCACTGCAAGCTGAGCGTCGAGGGCAAGACCTGCCTCGACCTCGGCCAGAGCACCGGCGGCTTCACCGATGCGTTGCTGCAAGGTGGCGCGGCGAAGGTGGTCGGCCTCGACGTGGGCCACGGCCAGTTGCACCCGAAGCTTGCGGCCGACGCGCGTGTCACGAGCTACGAAGGCATCAATGCACGCGATGTGGCAGGCAGTGCCTTTGCAGCAGAGCATGCCCAGCACAGCTTCGACTTCGTCACCGCCGACCTGTCGTTCATCACCTCCACCCACGTGCTGCCGACGATGGTGACCTACCTGAAGCCCGGTGGCGACCTGCTGCTGCTGGTCAAGCCGCAGTTCGAGTTGCAGCCCGCGCAGATCGGCAAGGGCGGCATCGTGAAAGACCCGGCGCACTTCGTCGAAGTCGAGAACCGCCTGTGGCAGGCCTGCAAGGGGCAGGGCCTCAAGGTGCAGCAGTACTTCCAGAGCCCCATCCAGGGCGGCAACGGCAACACCGAATTCTTTGTGTGGGCAAAGCAGCCCGCCTGA
- the metF gene encoding methylenetetrahydrofolate reductase [NAD(P)H] yields MSRLPISLEFFPPKTPEGVEKLAAVRQKLYALKPQFCSVTYGAGGSTQDGTLAAVQAILAEGVDAASHFTCIGANRESVLAKIEQFKAAGIKRIVALRGDLPSGYGGFGEFRYASDLIAFIREATGRHFHIEVASYPEMHPQARSPQDDLNAYLAKVRAGANSSITQFFFNPDAYFRFVDDARKVGADIPVVPGIMPITNSAGIIRFADNSGAEIPRWIRLRLQSYGDDVDSIKAFGLDVVTALCEKLIAGGVPGLHLYTMNQSVAPLEICRRLGLQA; encoded by the coding sequence ATGAGCAGACTTCCGATCAGCCTGGAATTCTTCCCTCCCAAGACACCCGAAGGCGTCGAGAAGCTGGCCGCCGTGCGCCAGAAGCTGTACGCGCTCAAGCCGCAGTTCTGTTCGGTCACCTACGGTGCGGGCGGCTCCACGCAAGACGGCACGCTCGCCGCCGTGCAGGCCATCCTCGCCGAGGGCGTGGACGCCGCCTCGCACTTCACCTGCATCGGGGCCAACCGCGAGTCGGTGCTGGCCAAGATCGAGCAATTCAAGGCGGCGGGCATCAAGCGCATCGTCGCGCTCAGAGGCGACCTGCCGAGCGGCTATGGCGGCTTCGGGGAATTCCGCTATGCGTCTGACCTGATCGCGTTCATCCGCGAAGCAACCGGCCGCCACTTCCACATCGAAGTGGCCTCGTATCCCGAGATGCACCCGCAGGCCCGCTCGCCGCAAGACGACCTCAACGCCTACCTCGCCAAGGTGCGCGCGGGGGCCAACTCGTCGATCACGCAGTTCTTCTTCAACCCCGACGCGTACTTCCGCTTCGTCGACGACGCCCGCAAGGTCGGCGCCGACATCCCGGTGGTGCCCGGCATCATGCCGATCACCAACTCGGCCGGCATCATCCGCTTCGCCGACAACTCCGGCGCCGAGATCCCGCGCTGGATCCGTCTGCGCCTGCAGTCGTATGGCGACGACGTCGACTCGATCAAGGCCTTCGGCCTCGACGTGGTGACCGCGCTGTGCGAGAAGCTCATCGCGGGCGGCGTACCCGGGCTGCACCTGTACACGATGAACCAGTCGGTGGCGCCGCTCGAGATCTGCCGGCGGCTCGGGCTTCAAGCCTGA
- a CDS encoding OmpW/AlkL family protein, giving the protein MNTRSTLIAAALAAATVAAPLSAQAQEGPFLVRLRAVNLDSANKDSTGLDLTVNNKVIPELDVSYFFTPQIAAELILTYPQKHTLKAGGTEIGSLKHLPPTLTVQYHFTQLGAFKPYLGAGVNYTRFSAVKLPAGVDIERNSFGLAVQAGLDFAVAKNVYLNFDVKKVQIRTDVSSGGAKIGTFKVDPLLVGVGVGYRF; this is encoded by the coding sequence ATGAACACCCGAAGCACCCTCATCGCCGCCGCCCTTGCCGCCGCTACCGTGGCTGCACCGCTCTCAGCACAAGCCCAGGAAGGCCCGTTCCTCGTGCGCCTGCGCGCCGTCAACCTCGACAGCGCCAACAAGGACAGCACCGGCCTCGACCTCACCGTCAACAACAAGGTGATCCCCGAGCTCGACGTGAGCTACTTCTTCACGCCGCAGATCGCCGCCGAGCTCATCCTCACCTACCCGCAGAAGCACACGCTGAAGGCCGGAGGTACCGAGATCGGCTCGCTCAAGCACCTGCCCCCCACGCTCACCGTGCAGTACCACTTCACGCAGCTCGGCGCCTTCAAACCCTACCTCGGCGCCGGCGTGAACTACACGCGCTTCTCCGCGGTGAAGCTGCCGGCCGGTGTGGACATCGAGCGCAACAGCTTCGGCCTCGCGGTGCAGGCCGGTCTGGACTTCGCCGTGGCGAAGAACGTCTACCTGAACTTCGACGTGAAGAAGGTGCAGATCCGCACCGACGTCAGCTCGGGCGGCGCCAAGATCGGCACCTTCAAGGTCGACCCGCTGCTGGTCGGCGTGGGCGTGGGCTACCGCTTCTGA
- the ahcY gene encoding adenosylhomocysteinase produces MNAVLKPTQDHAVRDLSLADWGRKEIKIAESEMPALMAIRAEYAKTQPLKGARVTGSLHMTIQTAVLVETLQALGAEVRWASCNIFSTQDHAAAALVAAGTPVFAHKGETLTEYWDFTHRIFDFGPKGSAGEGPNMILDDGGDATLLMILGKKAEKDPSVIANPTSEEETCLFASIKAKLAEDPSWYTRKSAQIIGVTEETTTGVHRLKEMSAKGTLPFRAINVNDSVTKSKFDNLYGCRESLVDGIKRATDVMVAGKIAVVAGYGDVGKGSAQALRALSAQVWVTEIDPINALQAAMEGYRVVTMDWAADKGDIFVTTTGNKDVITHDHMKAMKNNAIVCNIGHFDNEIQVASLEKYEWEEIKPQVDHVIFPDGKRIILLAKGRLVNLGCGTGHPSYVMSSSFANQTIAQIELFTHPDSYDIGKVYVLPKHLDEKVARLQLTTLNAQLTELTDEQAAYIGVPKQGPYKPDTYRY; encoded by the coding sequence ATGAACGCTGTCCTCAAACCCACCCAAGACCACGCCGTCCGCGACCTCTCGCTTGCCGACTGGGGCCGCAAGGAAATCAAGATCGCCGAGAGCGAGATGCCGGCGCTGATGGCCATCCGTGCCGAATACGCCAAGACCCAGCCGCTCAAGGGCGCGCGCGTCACCGGCTCGCTGCACATGACCATCCAGACCGCCGTGCTGGTCGAGACGCTGCAAGCGCTCGGCGCCGAAGTGCGCTGGGCCTCGTGCAACATCTTCTCGACGCAAGACCACGCCGCCGCCGCACTCGTGGCCGCCGGCACGCCGGTGTTTGCCCACAAGGGCGAGACGCTCACCGAGTACTGGGACTTCACCCACCGCATCTTCGACTTCGGCCCCAAAGGCTCGGCTGGCGAAGGCCCGAACATGATCCTCGACGACGGCGGCGATGCCACGCTGCTGATGATCCTCGGCAAGAAGGCCGAGAAAGACCCGTCGGTCATCGCCAACCCGACCAGCGAAGAAGAGACCTGCCTCTTCGCCTCGATCAAGGCCAAGCTGGCCGAAGACCCGAGCTGGTACACCCGCAAGTCGGCCCAGATCATCGGCGTGACCGAAGAGACCACCACCGGCGTGCACCGCCTGAAGGAGATGAGCGCCAAGGGCACCCTGCCCTTCCGCGCCATCAACGTGAACGACAGCGTCACCAAGAGCAAGTTCGACAACCTCTATGGCTGCCGTGAGTCGCTGGTCGACGGCATCAAGCGCGCCACCGACGTGATGGTCGCCGGCAAGATCGCCGTCGTGGCCGGCTACGGCGACGTGGGCAAGGGCTCGGCACAAGCGCTGCGTGCCCTGAGCGCGCAGGTGTGGGTCACCGAGATCGACCCCATCAACGCACTGCAGGCCGCGATGGAAGGCTACCGCGTGGTCACGATGGACTGGGCCGCCGACAAGGGCGACATCTTCGTCACCACCACCGGCAACAAGGACGTCATCACCCACGACCACATGAAGGCGATGAAGAACAACGCCATCGTGTGCAACATCGGCCACTTCGACAACGAGATCCAGGTCGCGTCGCTCGAGAAGTACGAGTGGGAAGAGATCAAGCCGCAGGTCGACCACGTGATCTTCCCGGACGGCAAGCGCATCATCCTGCTGGCCAAGGGCCGCTTGGTGAACCTCGGCTGCGGCACGGGCCACCCGAGCTACGTGATGTCGTCGAGCTTCGCCAACCAGACCATCGCGCAGATCGAGCTCTTCACGCACCCTGACTCGTATGACATCGGCAAGGTCTACGTGCTGCCCAAGCACCTCGACGAGAAGGTCGCCCGCCTCCAGCTCACCACGCTGAATGCGCAGCTGACCGAGCTGACCGACGAGCAGGCCGCCTACATCGGCGTGCCGAAGCAGGGCCCGTACAAGCCCGACACCTACCGCTACTGA
- a CDS encoding bestrophin family protein, with protein sequence MKVAASYSLPELLVWTRRRLYLLLVFALVPVVLYRLLGQGWAAVPWPVAVLLGTAASFIVGFKNAQTYQRTLEAQQVWGTLVGLSRYWGLLCRDFPTQPGHTRRLVMRHLAWLTVLRYQLRTPRRWEAAHRGANAEYRERHFRVPEADTPLSDELARFQPDTDGAAPGALQLIAQQSAALRELYTAQQLAVLHHTEMQKTLKDLLDQQGRAERLKNFPYPRQYAAINRCFVWSFAALLPWCLVREFDRLNEMVGAPLAGHMVWATVPFAMLVGWMYLALDLVGESTENPFEGGANDVPISQMSRQIEIELRQLLGDTELPPALSPSHDILL encoded by the coding sequence ATGAAAGTCGCCGCCTCCTACTCGTTGCCCGAACTCCTGGTCTGGACGCGCCGCCGGCTCTACCTGCTGCTCGTGTTTGCGCTGGTGCCGGTGGTGCTGTACCGCCTGCTCGGGCAGGGCTGGGCCGCGGTGCCCTGGCCGGTGGCGGTTTTGCTCGGCACTGCCGCCTCGTTCATCGTCGGATTCAAGAATGCGCAGACCTACCAGCGCACGCTGGAAGCGCAGCAGGTGTGGGGAACCCTCGTTGGGCTGAGCCGCTACTGGGGCCTCCTCTGCCGCGACTTCCCCACGCAGCCCGGCCACACACGGCGGCTGGTGATGCGCCACCTGGCCTGGCTCACCGTGCTGCGCTACCAGTTGCGCACGCCGCGGCGCTGGGAGGCGGCGCACCGCGGCGCCAATGCGGAGTACCGGGAGCGGCACTTCCGCGTGCCGGAGGCCGACACGCCGCTGAGCGACGAGCTGGCTCGCTTCCAGCCCGACACGGACGGTGCTGCCCCGGGCGCGCTGCAGCTCATTGCGCAGCAGAGCGCGGCCCTGCGCGAGCTCTACACCGCGCAGCAACTTGCCGTGCTGCACCACACCGAGATGCAGAAGACGCTCAAAGACCTGCTCGACCAGCAGGGCCGCGCCGAGCGCCTGAAAAACTTCCCCTATCCGCGCCAATACGCCGCCATCAACCGCTGCTTCGTGTGGAGCTTCGCGGCGCTCCTGCCGTGGTGCCTGGTGCGCGAGTTCGACCGCCTCAACGAGATGGTGGGCGCGCCGCTCGCCGGCCACATGGTCTGGGCCACGGTGCCGTTTGCGATGCTCGTCGGATGGATGTACCTTGCGCTCGATCTGGTGGGCGAGAGTACGGAGAATCCCTTCGAAGGAGGCGCCAACGACGTGCCCATCTCGCAGATGAGCCGGCAGATCGAGATCGAACTTCGCCAGCTGCTCGGCGACACCGAGCTGCCACCCGCCCTGTCACCGAGCCACGACATCCTTCTCTGA
- a CDS encoding acetyl-CoA acetyltransferase, which translates to MRVSIVGWSHLPFGRLDGLSLEDLITRAAREAMAHAGVDAAQVDGIWLGNLNGGFTPDVFASSLALQADDALRWKPATRLENACASGSAAVYAACDAIEAGRARVALVIGAEKMTAVSGADTTRILGQCAYSAEVDAPAGGFPGIFATLAQAYFARHGDHSGTLARIASKNHANGVANPWAHMRRDLGFEFCNTVSEKNPLIAAPLRKTDCSLVSDGAAALVLVDDTLARDFARAVSMRARAQVNDYLPLARRDTVSFEGPRRAWEQALDAARCGVHDLSLAEVHDCFTIAELLSYEAMGLAPTGQGHRLLEEGVVMRGGRLPVNASGGLKAKGHPIGATGVSMHVVSAMQLCDEAGDLQVPGATLAGVFNMGGAAVASYVSILERTR; encoded by the coding sequence ATGCGCGTCTCCATCGTGGGCTGGTCCCACCTTCCGTTCGGCCGTCTCGATGGCCTCTCGCTCGAAGACCTCATCACCCGCGCCGCGCGCGAGGCGATGGCGCATGCCGGCGTGGACGCCGCTCAGGTCGACGGCATCTGGCTCGGCAACCTCAACGGCGGCTTCACGCCCGATGTGTTCGCCTCTTCGCTCGCGCTGCAGGCCGACGACGCGCTGCGCTGGAAACCCGCCACACGGCTGGAGAACGCCTGCGCCTCCGGCTCGGCCGCGGTGTATGCGGCGTGCGACGCGATCGAGGCCGGTCGCGCACGCGTGGCGCTGGTGATCGGCGCCGAGAAGATGACGGCCGTGTCGGGCGCCGACACCACCCGCATCCTCGGCCAGTGCGCCTATTCGGCGGAAGTCGATGCACCGGCCGGCGGCTTCCCCGGCATCTTCGCGACGCTCGCCCAGGCCTACTTCGCGCGGCACGGCGACCACTCGGGCACGCTCGCGCGCATCGCCTCCAAGAACCACGCCAACGGCGTGGCCAACCCCTGGGCCCACATGCGGCGCGACCTCGGCTTCGAGTTCTGCAACACCGTGAGCGAGAAGAACCCGCTCATCGCCGCGCCGCTGCGCAAGACCGACTGTTCGCTCGTCTCCGACGGGGCCGCGGCGCTGGTGCTGGTCGACGACACGCTCGCGCGCGACTTCGCTCGCGCGGTGTCGATGCGCGCGCGGGCGCAGGTCAACGACTACCTGCCGCTCGCCCGCCGCGACACGGTCAGCTTCGAAGGCCCGCGCCGTGCCTGGGAGCAGGCCCTCGACGCGGCGCGCTGCGGCGTGCACGACCTCTCGCTCGCCGAGGTGCACGACTGCTTCACGATCGCCGAACTGCTGAGCTACGAGGCGATGGGCCTCGCCCCCACCGGCCAGGGCCACCGCCTGCTGGAAGAAGGCGTGGTGATGCGAGGCGGGCGCCTGCCCGTCAACGCCTCGGGCGGCCTCAAGGCCAAGGGCCACCCCATCGGCGCCACCGGCGTGTCGATGCACGTGGTCTCGGCCATGCAACTGTGCGACGAGGCGGGCGACCTGCAGGTGCCGGGCGCCACGCTGGCCGGCGTGTTCAACATGGGCGGTGCGGCGGTGGCCAGCTACGTGAGCATCCTGGAGCGCACGCGCTGA
- a CDS encoding RNA polymerase sigma-70 factor — MQNSPDDDPTRRFARLRPRLQGIAYRMLGSVAEAEEVVQDAWLRWHDAQAAPPDNGEAWLVTVTTRLAIDRLRATKVAREHYSGQWLPEPFLSDVTESADSPQDLLERADDLSVAFLMLLERLSPEARAAFLLREVFDVDYPEVARMVGKAEPACRQLVSRAKKQLTEERPRYRVTPDTHQRLLTQFAHAMTQGDFGALRSMLGEEAELISDGGGKVLAFPKPLLGGQRIAQLFYAAHRKLHDRQQVQLVRLNGEWGILRFIDGALESAQTYETDGERIVRIRVQRNPDKLARIAAAVTS, encoded by the coding sequence ATGCAAAACTCTCCAGACGACGACCCGACCCGCCGCTTTGCCCGGCTGCGCCCACGCCTGCAAGGCATCGCCTACCGCATGCTCGGCAGCGTGGCCGAGGCCGAAGAAGTGGTGCAGGACGCGTGGCTGCGCTGGCACGACGCGCAGGCCGCACCGCCCGACAACGGCGAAGCCTGGCTCGTGACCGTGACCACGCGGCTCGCGATCGACCGGCTGCGGGCCACCAAGGTGGCGCGGGAGCACTACAGCGGGCAGTGGTTGCCCGAGCCCTTTCTCAGTGACGTCACCGAATCGGCCGACAGCCCGCAGGACCTGCTGGAGCGTGCCGACGACCTCTCGGTCGCCTTTCTCATGCTGCTGGAGCGGCTGTCGCCCGAAGCGCGCGCGGCGTTTCTCTTGCGCGAGGTGTTCGACGTCGACTACCCCGAGGTCGCCCGCATGGTCGGCAAGGCCGAGCCGGCGTGCCGCCAGCTGGTGAGCCGCGCGAAGAAGCAGCTCACCGAGGAGCGGCCGCGCTACCGCGTGACGCCCGACACGCACCAACGATTGCTGACTCAGTTTGCGCATGCGATGACGCAGGGTGACTTCGGCGCCCTGCGCTCGATGCTCGGCGAAGAGGCTGAGCTGATCAGCGATGGCGGAGGCAAGGTGCTCGCGTTCCCGAAGCCGCTGCTGGGCGGGCAGCGCATCGCGCAGCTTTTCTACGCGGCGCACCGCAAGCTGCACGATCGCCAGCAGGTTCAACTCGTGCGCCTCAACGGCGAGTGGGGCATCCTGCGTTTCATCGACGGCGCGCTCGAGTCGGCGCAGACCTACGAGACCGATGGCGAGCGCATCGTGCGCATCCGCGTGCAGCGCAACCCCGACAAGCTGGCGCGCATCGCGGCTGCTGTCACAAGTTGA
- a CDS encoding MFS transporter, which translates to MSATCPDCVALPGDAPASATPSDARWPAIGALGLGVFGLVTAEFLPASLLTAMAADLHVSDGAAGQAVTATALVGAVAAPSIPLLTRRFDRKQVMLALTLLLVLSNLIAATAGSLATLLVARVMLGVALGGFWSMAAALAMRLVPEHLFARAMSVILTGVSVATVCAAPIGAWMGDLWGWRSAFVAAGVVSVVTLVAQFVTLPALPPRDNPSLRVLGELLTRPSVRVALLAVLLVISGHFAGFTYIRPLMEQVTHLPVSAITAVLLGYGIGGFFGNFAGGALAGRSERHAIVAGGALIVVLAASLLVAGHSSTVTAIAVALWGFAFGAFPVGFQTWIVRAAPDQAEGAGGLLVAAFQIAIASGAIGGGLLVDHVGALGGPGFAVAAITLGTLLTLRHGPRPVRI; encoded by the coding sequence ATGTCTGCCACCTGCCCCGACTGCGTCGCCCTGCCCGGCGACGCCCCCGCTTCCGCCACACCCTCCGACGCCCGCTGGCCCGCCATCGGCGCCCTGGGCCTGGGCGTGTTCGGCCTCGTCACCGCCGAATTCCTGCCGGCCAGTCTGCTCACGGCCATGGCCGCCGACCTGCACGTGAGCGATGGCGCGGCCGGCCAGGCGGTCACCGCCACCGCGCTGGTCGGTGCGGTCGCCGCCCCTTCGATTCCGCTGCTCACGCGCCGCTTCGACCGCAAGCAGGTGATGTTGGCGCTGACCCTGCTGCTGGTGCTGTCGAACCTGATCGCCGCCACGGCCGGCAGCCTCGCCACGCTGCTCGTCGCACGCGTGATGCTCGGCGTCGCACTGGGCGGGTTCTGGTCGATGGCCGCCGCACTCGCGATGCGGCTCGTGCCGGAACACCTCTTCGCGCGCGCGATGTCGGTCATCCTCACCGGCGTGTCGGTCGCGACCGTCTGCGCGGCACCCATCGGCGCGTGGATGGGCGACCTGTGGGGTTGGCGCAGCGCCTTCGTCGCCGCCGGGGTGGTGAGCGTCGTCACGCTCGTGGCCCAGTTCGTCACGCTGCCCGCCCTGCCCCCGCGCGACAACCCGAGCCTGCGCGTGCTCGGCGAGCTGCTCACGCGGCCCAGCGTGCGCGTGGCCCTGCTCGCGGTGCTGCTCGTGATCTCGGGCCATTTCGCCGGCTTCACCTACATCCGCCCGCTGATGGAGCAGGTGACGCACCTGCCGGTGAGCGCGATCACCGCCGTGCTGCTCGGCTACGGCATCGGCGGCTTCTTCGGCAATTTCGCCGGTGGTGCGCTCGCGGGGCGCAGCGAGCGCCACGCCATCGTCGCGGGCGGTGCGCTGATCGTGGTGCTCGCGGCTAGCCTTCTGGTGGCCGGCCACTCGTCGACGGTGACGGCGATCGCCGTCGCGCTGTGGGGCTTTGCGTTCGGCGCCTTCCCGGTCGGCTTCCAGACCTGGATCGTGCGGGCCGCGCCCGACCAGGCGGAAGGTGCGGGCGGCTTGCTCGTCGCTGCGTTCCAGATCGCCATCGCGAGCGGGGCGATCGGCGGCGGCCTGCTGGTCGACCACGTGGGCGCACTCGGCGGCCCTGGCTTCGCGGTCGCGGCCATCACGCTCGGCACGCTGCTCACGCTGCGCCACGGCCCACGCCCGGTGCGCATCTGA